A genomic stretch from Aminobacter aminovorans includes:
- a CDS encoding ABC transporter permease, which yields MSQLFQEAIIISILASTIRIMTPLLFSAMGELITQRAGIWNMGVEGTMLTGAFAAYLVATMTGSLWLAVLAAIVAGALMGIVIAFMTATLRVDHFIAGLGLNLLAGGLTLYWFQSYIQGRAQPIFSGFQDVDIPLLSDIPVIGPVLFSQRALTYAALLLVPVVWFLLYRSRYGLELRCLGENPKALDVKGLSVSARQYAAVMLGSAMTGLGGGFLMLGFSDRFLADFTAGRGWIVIVALIAGNWRPKGVLVAVTAFAFLESLATHLQVVGAQVPHQLLLALPYLASICLLMGLRFRSGQPARLGIPYARE from the coding sequence ATGAGCCAGCTGTTCCAGGAAGCGATCATCATCAGCATCCTCGCCTCGACAATACGCATCATGACGCCGCTGCTGTTCTCGGCGATGGGCGAGCTGATCACCCAGCGTGCCGGCATCTGGAACATGGGCGTCGAGGGCACGATGCTGACCGGAGCCTTTGCCGCCTATCTGGTTGCCACGATGACCGGTTCGCTGTGGCTGGCGGTGCTGGCGGCAATCGTTGCCGGTGCATTGATGGGCATCGTCATTGCCTTCATGACCGCGACCCTGCGGGTCGACCACTTCATCGCCGGTCTCGGCCTCAACCTGCTTGCCGGCGGGCTCACGCTCTACTGGTTCCAGAGCTACATCCAGGGCCGGGCACAGCCGATCTTCTCGGGCTTTCAGGACGTCGACATCCCGCTGCTTTCCGACATTCCCGTCATCGGCCCGGTGCTGTTTTCGCAGCGTGCCCTGACCTATGCCGCCCTGCTGCTGGTGCCGGTTGTCTGGTTCCTGCTCTATCGCAGCCGCTACGGGCTCGAACTGCGCTGCCTTGGTGAAAATCCCAAGGCGCTCGACGTCAAGGGCCTCAGCGTTTCGGCCCGGCAATATGCAGCCGTCATGCTGGGCAGTGCGATGACCGGCCTTGGCGGCGGCTTCCTCATGCTCGGCTTTTCCGACCGCTTCCTGGCCGATTTCACCGCCGGCCGTGGCTGGATCGTCATCGTAGCACTCATCGCCGGCAACTGGCGGCCGAAGGGCGTTCTCGTCGCGGTGACGGCGTTCGCTTTCCTGGAGTCGCTCGCCACCCACCTGCAGGTGGTCGGCGCACAGGTTCCGCACCAGCTGCTGCTCGCGCTGCCCTATCTCGCTTCGATCTGCCTGTTGATGGGACTGCGCTTCCGGTCCGGCCAGCCGGCGCGGCTGGGCATCCCCTACGCCAGGGAATGA
- a CDS encoding ABC transporter permease: MIVFERRMEANALWTLASFIMAIVAGLAASAILIASTGANVPDVFGALLQGSVGSPKALATTLVKAAPLILTGLATVIAFRAQIWSIGQEGQVFAGAMGGYLGAQLLAGLPPLLFFPGVLAFGMAAGMGLGWIAAVLRNRFAVNEIISTVMLNYLVVYLLSWLLQGGPWGETGGTVAYHQSPMLPDAAFLPALFGSSRLHAGVLLPFLAAAICALVMSRTPLGYEIRGLGYNPEALRHKGVDIARTVSVIMMASAALAALAGAIELFGVSHRLRADNLIGLGYAGIIVGMIGGLSPIGTVFAGLFFGGLASGAVYMRVLGDVPASLVPAMQGITLFFFLCAGVLARYRIVMKVAVQ, from the coding sequence ATGATCGTCTTCGAACGCAGGATGGAGGCGAACGCGCTCTGGACGCTCGCTTCCTTCATCATGGCCATTGTCGCGGGCCTGGCGGCTTCGGCAATTCTGATCGCATCGACGGGCGCCAATGTGCCTGATGTCTTCGGCGCCTTGCTGCAGGGTTCGGTCGGCTCGCCCAAGGCGCTGGCAACGACGCTGGTCAAGGCCGCCCCGCTGATCCTGACTGGACTGGCGACGGTCATCGCCTTCCGCGCCCAGATATGGAGCATCGGCCAGGAAGGGCAGGTCTTTGCCGGCGCCATGGGCGGTTATCTCGGCGCCCAGCTGCTTGCCGGCCTGCCGCCGCTGCTGTTTTTCCCCGGCGTGCTCGCCTTCGGCATGGCGGCCGGCATGGGTCTTGGCTGGATCGCTGCGGTGCTGCGCAACCGCTTTGCCGTCAACGAGATCATCTCGACGGTCATGCTCAACTATCTGGTCGTCTATCTGCTTTCATGGCTGCTGCAGGGTGGCCCATGGGGCGAGACCGGCGGCACGGTTGCCTACCACCAGTCGCCGATGCTGCCCGATGCGGCGTTCCTGCCGGCACTGTTCGGCAGCAGCCGTCTACATGCCGGGGTGCTGCTGCCTTTCCTGGCCGCCGCCATCTGCGCGCTCGTCATGTCGCGCACGCCTCTGGGCTATGAAATCCGTGGCCTGGGCTACAATCCGGAGGCCCTGCGCCACAAGGGCGTCGACATCGCCCGTACGGTGAGCGTCATCATGATGGCGAGTGCCGCGCTTGCAGCCCTTGCCGGCGCCATCGAGCTCTTTGGCGTCTCTCACCGCCTGCGCGCCGACAATCTCATCGGCCTTGGTTATGCCGGCATCATTGTCGGCATGATCGGCGGCCTGAGCCCGATAGGAACCGTGTTTGCCGGGCTGTTCTTCGGCGGCCTGGCGAGCGGTGCCGTCTATATGCGGGTGCTCGGCGACGTACCGGCCTCGCTGGTGCCGGCAATGCAAGGCATCACCTTGTTCTTCTTCCTCTGCGCCGGCGTCCTGGCGCGCTACCGAATCGTCATGAAGGTTGCCGTCCAATGA
- a CDS encoding ABC transporter ATP-binding protein, protein MSTALRVEGLTKRFAGVTANDDVDFDLRCGEIHCLFGENGAGKSTLSSCIFGFYRPDKGEILLRDQPVHIASPMDAIRYGIGMVHQHFVLVPEFTVLENIIVGTQRSGWRLNAAEARQKLRGICDGYGIDLDLDAYVWELPVGRQQWVEILKALYLDAQILILDEPTAVLTPGESKVLFDIVRKMCARGMSIILITHKLVEVMQSDRVTVLRKGKVVATLDTPDTTPDELATLMVGRDVSFTVTKPEIAPGETILAVEGLSARGFWGDAVLKDVSFSVARHQILGIAGVAGNGQKELFEVLCGVRRPAAGSIIFKGEEVAGMSPRAMMDRGVGHIPDDRFREGLVPEFSVAENVVLGWQRSPKYCKGPLMDHDAITGLAREMIGEYQIATRDEHVAAGKLSGGNAQKIIIAREFLHASGLVLANQPTRGLDVGVIEYVQTQLLKKRAEGFAIVLASEELSDLFSLADRIAVMFKGEIMGIVDPRTVTVAEVGVMMAGRRGETAASKERVSA, encoded by the coding sequence ATGTCCACTGCCTTGCGTGTCGAAGGCCTGACCAAGCGGTTCGCCGGGGTTACCGCCAACGACGATGTCGACTTCGATCTTCGCTGCGGCGAGATCCACTGCCTGTTCGGCGAGAACGGTGCCGGCAAGTCGACGCTTTCGTCCTGCATCTTCGGCTTCTACCGGCCCGACAAGGGTGAGATCCTTTTGCGCGACCAACCCGTGCACATTGCCTCGCCGATGGACGCAATCCGCTACGGCATCGGCATGGTGCACCAGCATTTCGTGCTCGTTCCGGAATTCACCGTGCTCGAAAACATCATCGTCGGCACACAGCGGTCGGGCTGGCGGCTGAATGCCGCCGAGGCGCGCCAGAAGCTCAGGGGCATCTGCGACGGCTACGGCATTGATCTCGATCTCGATGCCTATGTCTGGGAACTGCCGGTCGGGCGTCAGCAATGGGTCGAAATCCTCAAGGCGCTCTATCTTGATGCGCAGATCCTGATCCTCGACGAGCCCACGGCGGTGCTGACGCCGGGCGAGTCGAAGGTGCTGTTCGACATCGTCCGCAAGATGTGCGCCCGCGGCATGTCGATCATCCTGATCACCCACAAGCTGGTCGAAGTGATGCAATCGGACCGGGTCACCGTCCTGCGCAAGGGCAAGGTGGTGGCGACGCTCGATACGCCCGACACCACGCCGGACGAGCTGGCCACGCTGATGGTCGGCCGCGACGTCTCCTTTACCGTCACCAAGCCCGAAATTGCGCCGGGCGAGACGATCCTGGCCGTCGAAGGCCTGTCGGCCCGCGGCTTCTGGGGCGATGCGGTGCTGAAGGATGTTTCCTTTTCGGTCGCGCGGCACCAGATCCTCGGCATTGCCGGGGTTGCCGGCAACGGCCAGAAGGAACTGTTCGAGGTGCTTTGCGGCGTGCGCAGGCCGGCCGCCGGTTCGATCATCTTCAAGGGCGAGGAGGTGGCCGGCATGTCGCCGCGGGCGATGATGGACCGCGGCGTCGGGCACATTCCCGACGATCGGTTCCGCGAGGGACTGGTGCCCGAGTTCAGCGTTGCCGAGAACGTCGTCCTCGGTTGGCAGCGCAGCCCGAAATACTGCAAGGGCCCGCTGATGGATCACGACGCGATCACTGGCCTGGCCCGGGAGATGATCGGCGAATACCAGATCGCCACGCGCGACGAGCATGTCGCGGCCGGCAAGCTCTCAGGCGGCAACGCCCAGAAGATCATCATCGCCCGCGAGTTCCTGCATGCATCGGGCTTGGTGCTCGCCAACCAGCCGACGCGCGGCCTCGACGTCGGCGTCATCGAATATGTGCAGACGCAACTGTTGAAGAAGCGCGCCGAAGGTTTTGCCATCGTGCTCGCCTCGGAAGAGCTCAGCGATCTGTTCAGCCTCGCCGACCGCATCGCCGTGATGTTCAAGGGCGAAATCATGGGCATCGTCGACCCCAGGACGGTCACGGTTGCCGAAGTCGGCGTCATGATGGCCGGCCGCCGTGGGGAAACCGCGGCCAGTAAGGAAAGGGTGTCGGCATGA
- a CDS encoding BMP family lipoprotein codes for MLVIAAMTGSPERSVAAEPSKLNIAVILSAGIESAWDGTLIEALERAKTAKPHGLDITWKYTDPLWGDDAGDAMRLFAESGEYDVIWAHSTYSDQVKKLRDEFPDILFVVVGSGNEGLGGNQYWVYKRVHEPAYLLGYAAGKLTKSNRLGAVGTFPADDVNDEINAFFAGAKAANPAVERTVAFIESWYDPAKAGEYTKAQIATGADLIFQLTGNFKPCEEAKILCFGNFQDQKSFSPSTVLSSAVAQWDPDVSWIVDEWWAHKAEGKPYRGNTDKHWFLMKDGGSAVAPNAELQGNVPAAVQTELDDLKAKMMAGSFEVPVDVSDPKAK; via the coding sequence ATGCTTGTCATCGCAGCCATGACAGGCAGTCCCGAGCGCTCAGTGGCAGCCGAGCCCAGCAAGCTCAACATCGCCGTCATCCTGTCGGCCGGCATCGAGAGCGCCTGGGACGGCACTTTGATCGAGGCGCTTGAACGCGCCAAGACGGCAAAGCCGCACGGGCTCGACATCACCTGGAAATACACCGATCCGCTCTGGGGCGACGATGCCGGAGATGCCATGCGCCTGTTCGCCGAAAGCGGCGAATATGACGTCATCTGGGCCCACAGCACCTATTCCGATCAGGTCAAGAAGCTGCGGGACGAGTTTCCCGACATCCTCTTCGTCGTCGTCGGCTCAGGCAATGAAGGGCTCGGCGGCAACCAGTACTGGGTCTACAAGCGTGTGCATGAGCCGGCCTACCTGCTTGGTTATGCCGCCGGAAAGCTCACCAAGTCGAACAGGCTGGGGGCTGTCGGAACGTTCCCGGCTGATGACGTCAACGACGAGATCAATGCCTTCTTCGCCGGCGCCAAGGCGGCAAATCCTGCCGTCGAGCGCACGGTCGCCTTCATCGAGTCCTGGTACGATCCGGCCAAGGCTGGCGAATACACCAAGGCGCAGATCGCCACAGGCGCCGACCTGATTTTCCAGCTCACCGGCAATTTCAAGCCGTGCGAGGAAGCCAAAATCCTGTGCTTCGGCAATTTCCAGGACCAGAAGTCGTTCTCGCCTTCCACCGTCCTGTCGAGCGCCGTGGCGCAGTGGGATCCCGATGTCAGCTGGATCGTCGACGAATGGTGGGCGCACAAGGCCGAAGGCAAGCCTTATCGGGGCAATACCGACAAGCACTGGTTCCTGATGAAGGACGGCGGCTCGGCGGTGGCGCCCAATGCCGAGCTGCAAGGCAACGTGCCGGCCGCCGTCCAGACGGAACTCGACGATCTCAAGGCGAAGATGATGGCCGGCAGCTTCGAGGTGCCTGTCGACGTCTCCGATCCGAAGGCTAAGTAG
- the add gene encoding adenosine deaminase, which yields MQLEQFVRNLPKAELHLHLAGAVKARTFLKLARKNNVALPDFDEVEDLYRYDNLVDFLEVYDLVARSVVDADDFHLIAYEALEHVAKAGGRYTEFFFSPQVHQDAGISYQTMFSGILQAMDDAERDFGLVSRLIPAINRELSLDRSFEFLDLILPFRSDKVIGIGLDYDEEPFPPAPFKPVYDKAKKAGMRLTAHAGEGGPAANVRDALDLLGVERIDHGYRVMEDPDLVARCIAEDIAFTVCPSSTVILTHWRDLTAADHPIRTMLDAGLKLVVDTDDPPMLQTDLAKEYSLLAETMSLDRATLAALALNSLDAAWLDDSTKRSWRAAWTKDIDLLMAEPQEVHTPI from the coding sequence ATGCAACTGGAACAATTCGTGCGGAACCTGCCCAAGGCAGAGCTTCATCTGCATCTGGCCGGTGCGGTCAAGGCCAGGACGTTCCTCAAGCTGGCGCGCAAGAACAATGTCGCGCTGCCTGATTTCGACGAGGTCGAGGACCTTTACCGCTACGACAATCTGGTCGATTTCCTCGAAGTCTACGATCTCGTCGCGCGCTCCGTCGTCGACGCAGACGATTTCCACTTGATCGCCTATGAGGCGCTGGAACATGTCGCCAAAGCCGGCGGCCGCTACACCGAATTCTTCTTCAGCCCGCAGGTGCATCAGGATGCGGGCATCAGCTACCAGACCATGTTTTCCGGCATCCTCCAGGCCATGGACGACGCCGAGCGCGACTTTGGCCTGGTGTCGCGGCTCATTCCGGCGATCAATCGCGAGTTGAGCCTCGATCGAAGCTTCGAGTTCCTCGACCTGATCCTGCCGTTCCGCTCCGACAAGGTCATCGGCATCGGCCTCGACTATGACGAGGAGCCGTTCCCGCCGGCGCCGTTCAAGCCGGTCTACGACAAGGCGAAGAAGGCAGGCATGCGGCTCACCGCCCATGCGGGTGAGGGCGGCCCGGCTGCCAATGTGCGCGACGCGCTCGACCTGCTCGGCGTCGAGCGGATCGACCATGGCTACCGCGTCATGGAAGATCCCGATCTTGTCGCGCGCTGCATCGCCGAGGACATCGCCTTCACCGTCTGCCCGAGCTCGACAGTCATCCTCACACATTGGCGCGACCTTACCGCTGCCGACCACCCGATCCGGACAATGCTCGATGCCGGTCTCAAGCTGGTGGTCGATACCGACGATCCGCCAATGCTGCAGACCGACCTTGCCAAGGAATACAGTCTGCTCGCCGAGACAATGTCGCTCGATCGGGCGACCCTTGCCGCACTGGCGCTGAACTCGCTCGATGCGGCCTGGCTCGACGACAGCACGAAGCGTAGCTGGCGCGCCGCGTGGACGAAGGACATCGACTTGTTGATGGCGGAGCCGCAGGAGGTGCACACCCCCATTTGA
- a CDS encoding PDR/VanB family oxidoreductase translates to MAFTRNGLAPAAPVADNRLRLQIARKWTSAEGIVAIDLVAADGAPLPAFTAGSHIDLFLPGGLTRQYSLRNDPRERHRYAIGVLREPGGRGGSAYVHDRLDVGDALETSRPRNAFELDETAPFSLLLAGGIGATPILAMAHRLSALGRDFEFHYCARSAGRLAFRDEIEASPFAGKVRFHLDDGPAAQLLSLNRLLAYRPEGAHLYACGPSGFLDAVVSRAKPGWPADAVHREYFANAAPKAQSDQPFRITLASTGHSFDVAPGRSIVEVLADNGIDIPVSCEQGICGTCVTRVVSGEPDHRDLVLTDRQRADHMTLCCSRALSAELILDL, encoded by the coding sequence ATGGCGTTCACGAGAAACGGGCTCGCGCCCGCGGCACCGGTAGCCGATAACAGGCTGCGGCTACAGATCGCACGCAAGTGGACCTCTGCCGAGGGCATCGTCGCAATCGACCTCGTTGCAGCGGATGGCGCGCCCTTGCCGGCGTTTACGGCGGGGTCCCACATCGACCTGTTCCTGCCCGGCGGCCTGACGCGTCAATACTCGCTCCGCAACGATCCGCGCGAGCGTCACCGCTATGCAATCGGCGTGCTGCGCGAGCCTGGCGGCCGTGGCGGATCGGCATATGTCCACGACAGGCTGGACGTTGGCGATGCCTTGGAGACGAGCAGGCCGCGCAACGCCTTCGAACTCGATGAGACAGCGCCGTTTTCGCTGCTGCTGGCCGGCGGCATCGGCGCAACACCGATCCTGGCCATGGCCCACAGGCTGTCTGCGCTCGGGCGGGATTTCGAGTTCCACTATTGTGCCCGCAGTGCAGGCCGTCTGGCCTTTCGCGACGAAATCGAGGCCTCGCCCTTTGCCGGCAAGGTCAGGTTCCATCTCGATGACGGCCCTGCGGCGCAGCTTCTGAGCCTGAACAGGTTGCTGGCCTATCGGCCGGAAGGCGCGCATCTCTACGCCTGTGGTCCTTCAGGTTTTCTCGACGCCGTGGTCTCCAGGGCCAAGCCAGGCTGGCCGGCGGATGCCGTGCATCGCGAGTATTTCGCCAACGCGGCACCAAAGGCGCAATCCGATCAGCCGTTCAGGATCACGCTGGCGAGTACCGGCCACAGCTTCGACGTCGCGCCGGGGCGAAGCATCGTCGAGGTGCTGGCCGACAACGGCATCGACATTCCGGTGTCGTGCGAACAGGGCATCTGCGGCACCTGCGTGACGCGGGTGGTTTCGGGCGAGCCGGACCATCGCGATCTCGTTCTGACCGACAGGCAGCGTGCCGACCACATGACGCTGTGCTGCTCGCGCGCCCTGAGCGCCGAGCTGATCCTCGATCTCTAG
- a CDS encoding aromatic ring-hydroxylating oxygenase subunit alpha, with protein sequence MFLPADHSKTRSDLPRGCTFAASDWHILASFWHPIAFVHDIADKPVRAKLLDVDLVIYKTSAGITVARDLCPHRGTRISAGWMADDQIVCPMHGLHFGHDGACSKIPSIANSEGRIPPKLRLETYASVERYGIIWTCLKGEPIWQLPDWDGISNPALRKVYVPEGTWYAAASRHVENFNDVAHFPWVHTQSFGGSTADPIPPYDVEQTEYGLRFALPYHEGFNRFDDGVEGDARDVVYTYELTYPFSTLIKIDPQGSDYVVYFADTVCPVSARETRIFQMMTDTSGDPDTDYWVKDALLINDEDKPMVEEQHPEELPLDLTEEIHVPSDRMSLEYRRGLVRKFGLGAPIAS encoded by the coding sequence GTGTTTCTGCCAGCCGACCATTCCAAGACAAGAAGCGACCTGCCGCGCGGCTGCACATTTGCCGCCAGCGACTGGCATATCCTGGCCTCGTTCTGGCATCCGATCGCCTTCGTTCACGACATCGCCGACAAGCCGGTGCGCGCCAAGCTGCTCGACGTCGACCTGGTGATCTACAAGACGTCGGCCGGCATCACCGTGGCCCGCGATTTGTGCCCGCACCGCGGCACCCGCATCAGCGCCGGCTGGATGGCCGACGACCAGATCGTCTGTCCGATGCACGGGCTGCATTTCGGGCATGACGGCGCCTGTTCCAAGATCCCGTCGATCGCCAACTCCGAAGGGCGCATACCTCCCAAGCTGCGCCTCGAAACCTACGCATCGGTCGAGCGCTACGGCATCATCTGGACCTGCCTGAAGGGCGAGCCGATCTGGCAGCTGCCGGACTGGGACGGCATCTCCAACCCGGCTCTGCGGAAGGTTTATGTGCCTGAGGGCACCTGGTATGCTGCGGCAAGCCGGCATGTCGAGAACTTCAACGACGTTGCCCATTTCCCATGGGTGCACACCCAGAGCTTCGGCGGCAGCACGGCCGACCCGATCCCTCCCTACGACGTCGAGCAGACCGAGTACGGCCTGCGCTTCGCGTTGCCCTACCATGAAGGCTTCAACCGCTTCGACGACGGCGTCGAGGGCGACGCGCGCGACGTGGTCTATACTTACGAGCTGACCTATCCGTTCTCCACCCTGATCAAGATCGATCCGCAGGGATCCGACTACGTCGTCTACTTCGCCGACACCGTCTGCCCGGTATCGGCGCGCGAGACACGCATCTTCCAGATGATGACCGACACGTCAGGCGATCCGGATACCGACTACTGGGTCAAGGATGCGCTGCTGATCAACGACGAGGACAAGCCGATGGTCGAGGAGCAGCATCCCGAGGAACTGCCGCTCGATCTGACCGAGGAGATCCACGTGCCGTCGGATCGCATGTCGCTCGAATATCGCCGTGGGCTGGTCCGCAAATTTGGCCTTGGTGCGCCGATCGCGAGTTGA
- a CDS encoding helix-turn-helix transcriptional regulator, giving the protein MRAFIDSGRGFAFGEAIYPAGGVYGPLKDRYVTLLIIHEGKARIICDDEETVLSARSCGFFRNERSISMEYTEGRHTRVSWCEGYAGDVSEALASRLRSLPARIPLPQRIESIQRIGVELGAGSGSNLNQLRNALGESIFLAYFHEAQMSEQERLTPRSVLRARFYIDENYEKEITVERLAALVGVTPQHLVSSFRKHIGVTPVRYLWQVRAARGHFLLLQTGLPISDIAYQCGYKNPFHFSRQISEQFGMSPRQVRENKGYRMASDIAEGAGDTAYGMALPDTTVLQPAPSPAMAVEDPAGSTAP; this is encoded by the coding sequence ATGCGTGCATTTATCGACAGCGGCCGGGGCTTCGCCTTCGGTGAAGCGATATATCCGGCAGGCGGCGTCTACGGGCCGCTGAAAGACCGTTATGTGACCTTGCTGATCATCCATGAAGGCAAGGCAAGGATCATCTGCGACGACGAAGAGACGGTGTTGAGCGCAAGAAGCTGCGGCTTCTTCCGCAATGAGCGAAGCATCTCGATGGAGTACACCGAAGGACGGCACACGCGGGTGAGCTGGTGCGAAGGCTATGCCGGAGACGTCAGCGAGGCACTCGCCTCGCGGTTGCGTTCATTGCCGGCCCGGATCCCCCTGCCGCAGCGCATCGAGAGCATTCAGCGTATCGGGGTGGAGCTTGGCGCAGGCTCGGGTTCCAATCTCAACCAGCTTCGCAACGCACTGGGGGAGTCGATCTTTCTCGCCTACTTCCATGAAGCGCAGATGTCCGAGCAGGAGCGGCTGACGCCGCGTTCCGTTCTGCGCGCCCGCTTCTACATCGACGAGAACTATGAAAAGGAAATTACCGTCGAACGCCTGGCCGCGCTTGTGGGTGTCACGCCGCAGCATCTGGTTTCGTCGTTTCGCAAGCACATCGGCGTCACGCCGGTGCGCTATCTCTGGCAGGTCAGGGCCGCTCGCGGCCACTTCCTGCTGCTGCAGACCGGCCTGCCGATCTCCGACATCGCCTATCAGTGCGGCTACAAGAACCCGTTCCATTTCTCCAGGCAGATATCCGAACAGTTCGGCATGTCGCCGCGCCAGGTTCGCGAAAACAAGGGCTACCGCATGGCAAGCGACATCGCCGAAGGCGCTGGCGACACCGCCTATGGCATGGCGCTTCCCGACACGACGGTGCTCCAGCCCGCGCCGTCACCGGCGATGGCGGTAGAAGATCCGGCCGGCTCGACGGCTCCCTGA
- a CDS encoding alkylhydroperoxidase domain protein, which produces MTDQVITYPDNIEPNVFTRDELGWVPWLQPLAQDELTDRHHAGLVDPSRAKSPYFMLLARDPDILGARTRTDKDIFYNTKSGLPRAEREIAATAASRTNGCIFCASVHSRFAWQHSKRSEDVQKLLDEGIYTDIDPSWNAIIDASAALTRTPHGLTESHIDELRRAGLDDVAIVDVINGAAFFNWANRLMLSLGEPTPPDAAA; this is translated from the coding sequence ATGACCGATCAAGTAATCACCTATCCCGACAACATCGAACCGAATGTCTTCACCCGCGATGAACTCGGCTGGGTTCCCTGGCTGCAGCCGTTGGCCCAGGACGAGCTGACCGACCGCCACCATGCCGGCCTGGTCGATCCCTCCCGCGCCAAGTCGCCCTATTTCATGCTGCTGGCGCGCGATCCCGATATTCTCGGCGCACGCACCAGGACCGACAAGGACATCTTCTACAACACCAAAAGCGGCCTGCCGCGAGCCGAACGCGAGATCGCAGCGACCGCTGCGTCGCGCACCAATGGCTGCATCTTCTGCGCCTCCGTGCATTCGCGCTTTGCCTGGCAGCACTCCAAGCGCAGCGAAGATGTCCAGAAACTGCTCGACGAGGGCATCTACACGGATATCGATCCGAGCTGGAATGCCATCATCGACGCCTCCGCCGCCCTGACCAGGACGCCCCACGGCCTCACGGAAAGCCATATCGACGAGCTTCGCCGCGCCGGTCTTGACGACGTGGCCATCGTCGACGTGATCAACGGTGCGGCATTCTTCAACTGGGCCAACCGCCTGATGCTGTCGCTCGGCGAGCCCACTCCGCCTGACGCAGCAGCGTGA
- a CDS encoding CMD domain protein, with protein sequence MSNPDIIDELAGIVVGSRLDLIRYDRVEARDNAQKSYIALFDPDDQSQVSVRERFAIASFVVGLHGDDRVTKHYLDKFDQEKPSKALASAIAHEVRQGKASGPYGAYPQGPLTRENVTGPSYRVAEASREVLGPKLVAGLEHAHLLVLHPRDASPAALQALLDAGWSTTGIVTLSQIIAFLAFQIRVVAGLRVLDRKFAADRLDAAE encoded by the coding sequence ATGAGCAATCCCGATATCATCGACGAGCTTGCCGGCATTGTTGTCGGCTCCAGGCTCGACCTCATCCGCTATGACCGCGTCGAGGCCCGCGACAACGCACAGAAGAGCTATATCGCGCTGTTCGACCCGGACGACCAGAGCCAGGTTTCCGTCCGCGAGCGCTTTGCGATCGCGAGCTTCGTCGTCGGACTGCATGGCGACGACCGGGTGACGAAGCACTATCTCGACAAGTTCGACCAGGAAAAGCCGTCCAAGGCGCTGGCAAGCGCCATCGCGCATGAGGTGCGGCAGGGCAAGGCCAGCGGTCCCTACGGTGCCTATCCCCAGGGGCCGCTGACGCGGGAAAATGTGACCGGCCCGTCCTATCGCGTCGCCGAGGCGAGCCGCGAGGTCCTGGGACCGAAGCTCGTGGCCGGGCTCGAACATGCGCATCTGCTGGTGCTGCACCCACGTGACGCCAGTCCGGCAGCGCTTCAGGCGCTGCTCGACGCCGGCTGGAGCACGACCGGCATCGTAACGCTGTCGCAGATCATCGCCTTCCTCGCCTTCCAGATCAGGGTGGTGGCCGGTCTGCGTGTGCTCGACAGGAAGTTTGCCGCCGACCGCCTCGATGCGGCGGAATGA